A window from Methanobrevibacter sp. V74 encodes these proteins:
- a CDS encoding CpaF family protein has protein sequence MNEDTIPQYEVVRQDYSSDEKVLLGEIRENLVDLAISSGNNYQVSEEKLLNDIKNFLFRRLDANNQNNHISNEYLDSLSQKFLRDIIGYGEIDPLIQDDELEEIMIIGTGKPLFVYHREYGMMKTNLKFKNKQEIRDLIDSIARQINRRIDQESPILDGRLIDGSRINATIPPVSPDGPSLTIRKFRKDPLTIIDLINAKTISLDLAGFLWLCIDGLGVKSANAIISGGTSSGKTTTLNALSAFINPNERIITIEDTLELQIPHEHVIRMETRPANVEGKGELTMNDLVKNSLRQRPDKIIVGEVRAQEAITLFTALNTGHSGFGTLHSNDARETITRLTNPPMSVPKIMIQAIDFIIMQNRIYTPSGVSFRRINEVAEVVGIEENTIQLNKIFQWNPERDTIDNVGITSNALVQIAKLSGRSITDMHNEIENRKIVLKHMLNHNIRSVSGVNNVIKLYYKNPRKVLNKIILNG, from the coding sequence ATGAATGAAGATACAATACCGCAATATGAAGTAGTGAGGCAAGATTATTCTTCCGATGAAAAAGTTCTTTTAGGAGAAATTCGTGAAAATTTGGTTGATTTAGCTATATCTTCAGGCAACAATTATCAGGTAAGTGAAGAGAAGTTATTAAATGACATTAAGAATTTTTTATTCAGAAGGTTGGATGCAAACAATCAAAATAATCACATCTCGAATGAATATTTAGATAGTTTATCTCAAAAGTTCCTCAGGGACATCATTGGATACGGAGAAATTGATCCATTAATCCAAGATGATGAACTTGAAGAAATCATGATAATTGGAACTGGCAAGCCACTTTTCGTATATCATAGAGAATATGGAATGATGAAAACAAATCTCAAATTTAAAAACAAACAAGAAATCAGAGATTTAATTGATTCGATAGCAAGGCAAATTAACCGCAGAATAGATCAGGAATCCCCAATTCTTGATGGAAGATTAATAGATGGCTCCAGAATAAACGCCACAATCCCCCCAGTTTCACCAGATGGCCCGTCTTTAACAATACGTAAATTTAGAAAAGATCCATTAACCATAATCGATTTAATTAATGCAAAAACAATTTCACTAGATCTTGCAGGATTTTTATGGTTATGCATTGATGGCCTTGGAGTTAAATCCGCAAATGCAATCATATCTGGTGGAACCAGTTCAGGTAAAACAACAACATTAAACGCTCTTTCAGCCTTTATTAACCCTAACGAGAGAATAATCACCATTGAAGACACATTAGAATTGCAAATTCCCCATGAACATGTCATTCGTATGGAAACTCGCCCTGCCAATGTTGAGGGTAAAGGTGAATTAACTATGAATGACTTAGTTAAAAATTCCCTAAGACAACGCCCAGATAAAATAATTGTTGGAGAAGTAAGAGCTCAAGAAGCAATAACTCTTTTTACTGCTCTAAATACTGGACATTCCGGTTTTGGGACATTGCATTCAAATGATGCAAGAGAAACCATAACTCGGTTAACTAATCCTCCAATGTCTGTTCCAAAGATAATGATTCAAGCAATTGATTTTATTATAATGCAAAATAGGATTTACACACCATCCGGAGTTTCTTTTAGAAGAATTAATGAAGTTGCCGAAGTCGTTGGAATTGAAGAGAACACCATACAACTAAATAAAATATTCCAATGGAATCCTGAAAGAGATACAATTGATAATGTAGGCATAACCAGCAATGCATTGGTTCAAATAGCAAAGTTAAGTGGCAGATCCATTACCGACATGCATAATGAAATTGAAAATCGGAAAATTGTTTTAAAGCATATGCTTAATCACAATATCCGCTCTGTTAGTGGAGTGAATAATGTTATAAAACTCTACTATAAGAATCCTCGAAAAGTTTTAAATAAAATTATATTGAACGGGTGA
- a CDS encoding type II secretion system F family protein, with protein sequence MFNNFFIMIGGSVLSVVNFFKNISFKNIKTDKLKSDDIDSSIFEKLDLTAQPIKKSESKLDEIRDKSVKYMLNNKTLFILFIGLILISILTSAEISGIYLISIVILYIFLLYYPQMKEQRGYSDLNQEMPYALRHMGIELKAGNGLHDALIKIRDANYGSLSKEFTIVLEEVKFGKSTEDALIEMSHRVKSEGLSRAIHQIVGTLRVGGNLARSLEIIASDISFDMQIKLKEYSQKLNSFILIYTFIAILAPVISLIMLMAGSTVMGDIISSELLFVIYAIFFPLVVMFMGLFIKKLEPKV encoded by the coding sequence ATGTTTAATAACTTTTTTATCATGATAGGAGGAAGCGTACTATCTGTTGTTAATTTTTTTAAGAACATATCCTTTAAAAATATTAAAACAGACAAATTAAAATCAGATGATATCGATTCATCAATCTTTGAAAAGCTCGACTTAACAGCACAGCCCATTAAAAAAAGTGAAAGCAAACTTGATGAAATTAGAGATAAATCAGTTAAATACATGTTAAATAACAAGACCCTATTCATTTTATTTATCGGTCTGATTTTAATCAGCATTTTAACAAGTGCTGAAATAAGTGGAATCTATTTAATCAGCATTGTAATTTTATACATATTTTTGTTGTATTATCCTCAAATGAAAGAGCAGAGAGGATACAGTGATTTGAATCAGGAAATGCCTTATGCTTTACGACATATGGGGATAGAACTAAAAGCCGGAAATGGCCTTCATGATGCATTAATAAAAATTAGGGATGCGAATTATGGATCTCTTTCAAAAGAATTTACAATAGTTCTAGAAGAAGTGAAATTTGGTAAATCAACAGAGGACGCATTAATCGAAATGAGCCATCGAGTAAAATCTGAAGGCCTATCCCGTGCAATTCATCAGATTGTTGGAACTTTAAGGGTTGGAGGCAATTTAGCCAGAAGCTTAGAAATCATTGCAAGCGATATTTCATTTGATATGCAAATTAAACTAAAGGAATATTCTCAAAAACTTAATTCATTTATTTTGATTTATACATTTATAGCTATTTTAGCACCAGTAATAAGTTTAATAATGTTAATGGCAGGTTCAACAGTTATGGGAGACATTATATCTTCAGAATTATTATTTGTGATATATGCAATATTTTTTCCATTAGTTGTGATGTTTATGGGATTATTTATTAAAAAATTAGAGCCTAAAGTATAA
- a CDS encoding DUF4012 domain-containing protein, whose product MDRTKRLIITILIVVFIGLVAIIAGSLFIGHDNELTQGNKNILVCAIDEGEDRPGLGACDMAFIVHLENGTLKNYTAIYPGGMTHPNASEPLEAQKQGAGSALLLHDAFWDEDNDVGMNYAKEIVEYQTNTTIDSVVAINSQALDAILSAAGPLEINGEITNASGIDIIREENWGNGVSRADAVMDIVKAAANAASSNPDIKSAMVNAAIDQYSKGNIVMDKKGAFVGLLASKGFESVI is encoded by the coding sequence ATGGATAGGACAAAAAGACTCATCATTACAATATTAATTGTTGTTTTCATTGGATTGGTGGCAATAATTGCTGGTTCGCTATTTATTGGACATGACAATGAGCTTACTCAAGGAAATAAAAATATTTTAGTATGTGCAATTGATGAAGGTGAAGATCGCCCAGGGCTTGGAGCTTGTGACATGGCATTTATTGTTCATTTGGAAAATGGGACACTTAAAAATTACACAGCCATTTATCCGGGAGGCATGACCCACCCTAACGCCAGTGAACCGTTAGAGGCACAAAAACAAGGTGCCGGTTCTGCATTACTGCTTCATGATGCATTTTGGGATGAGGATAATGATGTTGGCATGAATTATGCTAAAGAGATTGTTGAATATCAGACTAATACAACAATAGATTCTGTTGTAGCAATAAACAGTCAAGCATTAGATGCAATACTTTCTGCTGCAGGACCATTGGAGATTAATGGTGAGATAACTAATGCCAGCGGTATCGACATAATTCGTGAAGAAAATTGGGGCAATGGTGTTTCAAGAGCCGATGCTGTAATGGATATTGTAAAAGCGGCAGCCAATGCGGCTTCAAGCAATCCGGATATCAAATCTGCAATGGTAAATGCAGCAATTGATCAATATTCTAAAGGAAATATAGTAATGGATAAAAAAGGTGCATTTGTAGGATTACTTGCATCAAAAGGGTTTGAATCAGTAATTTAA
- a CDS encoding energy-coupling factor ABC transporter permease yields MHIPDGLLPFEQGVVYLIIGLVILSISFYHVSKKTNMEKRLVLAGVLTAIVVVATSLTIPSPMGIPMHFFIIPLVVFILGPCNTSLVSFLALLVQALVLGEGGITTLGANVLDMGIVLSFVVWGVYKLFFNINIRFAIFISTLMGILAATFAQIFILAAAGASSLNVLFASLLPYYLMIGVMEGLITVVILEFISKTNSAILEVEKV; encoded by the coding sequence ATGCATATTCCAGATGGTTTACTTCCTTTTGAGCAAGGTGTGGTTTATTTAATTATTGGCCTTGTTATTTTGAGCATTTCATTTTATCATGTTTCAAAAAAGACAAATATGGAAAAACGTTTGGTGCTGGCAGGTGTTTTAACCGCCATTGTGGTTGTTGCAACTTCCCTAACAATTCCATCACCAATGGGAATTCCAATGCATTTCTTTATAATTCCATTGGTTGTGTTTATTCTAGGTCCATGCAATACTTCATTAGTTTCTTTTTTAGCACTTTTAGTTCAAGCACTTGTCTTGGGCGAAGGGGGCATCACTACTTTGGGAGCTAATGTTCTAGACATGGGTATTGTTTTAAGTTTTGTTGTGTGGGGAGTTTATAAACTATTTTTTAATATCAATATACGCTTTGCGATTTTTATCTCAACATTAATGGGCATTCTTGCAGCCACTTTTGCTCAAATATTTATTTTAGCTGCTGCTGGAGCATCTAGCTTAAATGTTTTGTTTGCTAGTTTATTGCCTTATTATTTGATGATTGGGGTTATGGAAGGATTAATTACAGTTGTTATTTTAGAATTTATTTCAAAAACTAATAGCGCTATTTTAGAAGTTGAGAAGGTTTAA
- a CDS encoding elongation factor 1-beta, translating into MGEVLTTMKIMPDSPEVDLEAIKSTIESSMPEGAKLHEIAEEPIAFGLVAIILNFITEDGEGGSEPVEKMVSAIEGVASIEITGVGRLM; encoded by the coding sequence ATGGGTGAAGTATTAACTACTATGAAAATCATGCCGGATAGTCCTGAAGTAGATTTGGAAGCTATCAAATCCACTATTGAAAGTTCAATGCCTGAAGGCGCAAAACTTCATGAAATCGCTGAAGAACCAATTGCTTTTGGTTTGGTTGCTATTATTTTAAATTTCATCACTGAAGATGGTGAAGGCGGATCTGAACCTGTTGAAAAAATGGTTTCAGCTATTGAAGGCGTTGCTAGTATTGAGATTACCGGCGTTGGAAGATTAATGTAG
- a CDS encoding zinc finger domain-containing protein: MKTVECISCKQEIPLTGTFVEFECPICGSKIARCEKCRTFGHEYKCECGFEGP; encoded by the coding sequence ATGAAAACAGTAGAATGTATTAGTTGTAAACAAGAAATTCCATTAACTGGCACTTTCGTTGAATTCGAATGCCCAATTTGTGGATCTAAAATTGCAAGATGTGAAAAATGCCGTACTTTTGGCCATGAATACAAATGCGAATGTGGTTTTGAAGGACCATAG
- a CDS encoding delta 1-pyrroline-5-carboxylate synthetase, which produces MIIIIKQVVKIGGSLFPNHAMELAKQLRNTNSVIILGGGEFANLIREYDDELSFSKETAHWTAIDCMDIIAKLVSDKVESTKLAYSIEEVNKISDEGFTPIFAVSEFLKSEDPFDCSWDVTSDSIAAYISHLLNAKLLIITNVNGIYTQEPKESGSTFISKIDAKTLLNFQESSVDVMLPSLLLKFGTNCYVVNGKYPDRVLSLIDDSINDYNFDYTEITGD; this is translated from the coding sequence GTGATTATTATCATAAAACAGGTAGTCAAAATTGGAGGAAGCTTATTTCCAAATCATGCTATGGAATTGGCAAAACAACTCAGAAACACAAATTCGGTAATTATTTTAGGAGGTGGGGAATTTGCTAATTTAATTAGAGAATATGATGATGAACTTAGCTTTTCCAAGGAAACCGCTCACTGGACAGCTATTGATTGCATGGACATAATAGCCAAACTTGTCAGTGATAAAGTTGAATCTACAAAATTGGCATATTCCATTGAAGAGGTTAATAAAATATCTGATGAAGGTTTTACTCCGATTTTTGCAGTATCTGAATTTTTAAAGAGCGAAGATCCTTTTGATTGTAGTTGGGATGTAACTTCAGATTCAATAGCGGCATATATCTCACACTTGTTAAATGCAAAACTTTTAATAATAACAAATGTAAATGGTATATATACCCAAGAACCTAAAGAGTCAGGTTCAACATTCATAAGTAAAATCGATGCAAAAACCTTACTGAATTTTCAAGAGTCATCGGTTGATGTAATGTTGCCATCTCTTTTATTAAAGTTTGGGACTAATTGTTATGTTGTGAATGGGAAGTACCCAGATAGGGTGTTATCTTTAATAGATGATAGTATAAATGATTATAACTTCGATTACACAGAAATAACAGGTGATTAA
- the pth2 gene encoding aminoacyl-tRNA hydrolase has translation MKQVLIVRTDLKMGKGKIAAQCCHGAIGAYKKSSKDKIRKWENDAYGKVVLKVKTLDELTELKKLADKKGIANYLVVDAGRTQIPTSSVTVLSLGPDEDEIIDEVTGDLKLL, from the coding sequence GTGAAACAGGTATTGATCGTGAGAACTGATTTAAAAATGGGTAAAGGGAAAATTGCAGCACAGTGTTGTCATGGAGCTATAGGTGCATATAAGAAATCCTCTAAAGACAAAATTCGAAAATGGGAAAATGATGCTTATGGAAAGGTTGTTTTAAAAGTTAAAACCTTGGATGAATTAACCGAGCTTAAAAAATTAGCTGATAAAAAAGGAATAGCTAATTATTTGGTAGTTGATGCTGGAAGAACTCAAATACCTACCTCAAGTGTCACAGTTTTATCACTTGGTCCAGATGAGGACGAAATTATTGATGAAGTGACTGGGGATTTAAAACTTTTATAA
- a CDS encoding ribosome biogenesis/translation initiation ATPase RLI, with the protein MTRISILDKDRCQPKKCDYLCIHYCPGVRMEEDTIVIDEDTKKPLISEELCEGCGICTNRCPFDAITIINLPEAAGEPIHRFGQNQFELFGLPQLEEGTVLGLLGPNGIGKSTIMNILSGSLIPNFGNYENKPENWDDVIEYYKGSSLQQYFKDLSEGSIKTILKPQMVDKLPKVVKGKVRDLLDNVNERDKLDYVTKELQLENVLDRKMENLSGGELQRVAIAATVLREGDFYYFDEPTSWLDVSQRLNAVKVIRSLADEGKSVLVIEHDLATLDALSDNIHILYGSPGGYGVVSGRKGVRLGINAYINGFLAEENVRIRRNPIEFTIRPPTPEDEGEPLASYSDLSKDYDGFELTADAGEIFYDEIVTAFGSNGIGKTTFAKMLAGVEDPSSGEVDEEVSIAYKPQYIVSNFEGSVSDFLYMNAPSFGSNIFESEIMKPLTLNEMLDKPVKGLSGGELQRLAIAATLSKDAEIYLFDEPTAFLDVEQRLIAARVIRKMVESRNAASLIVDHDIVFIDYISDRAMVFNGTPGLNGHASKPTDLRNAMNEFLGNLNITFRRDKETKRPRVNKLDSYKDREQKEKGEYYYLSD; encoded by the coding sequence ATGACTCGTATTTCAATTTTAGACAAAGATAGGTGTCAGCCAAAAAAATGTGATTATCTTTGTATTCATTACTGCCCAGGTGTTAGAATGGAAGAAGACACCATAGTAATTGATGAAGATACTAAAAAACCGTTGATATCTGAAGAATTATGTGAAGGGTGCGGTATCTGTACTAATCGATGCCCATTTGATGCCATTACAATTATTAACTTGCCTGAAGCAGCAGGCGAACCAATCCATAGATTCGGTCAAAACCAATTTGAATTATTTGGCCTTCCACAGCTGGAAGAAGGAACAGTTTTAGGTCTTCTGGGCCCGAACGGTATTGGTAAATCCACAATCATGAATATCCTATCTGGAAGTTTAATTCCAAACTTCGGAAACTATGAAAACAAGCCTGAAAACTGGGATGACGTAATTGAGTATTATAAAGGTTCATCCCTGCAACAATACTTTAAAGACTTATCCGAAGGCAGTATCAAAACAATATTAAAACCTCAAATGGTTGATAAACTTCCAAAAGTTGTTAAAGGTAAAGTTAGAGACTTACTTGATAATGTTAATGAAAGAGACAAATTAGATTATGTTACAAAAGAACTGCAATTAGAAAACGTGCTTGATAGAAAAATGGAAAACCTAAGTGGCGGAGAACTTCAAAGAGTTGCAATAGCTGCAACAGTTTTAAGAGAAGGAGACTTCTACTACTTCGACGAACCAACATCATGGTTAGATGTTTCCCAAAGATTGAATGCAGTTAAAGTGATTCGTTCACTAGCAGATGAAGGAAAAAGCGTTCTCGTAATAGAACACGATCTTGCTACTTTAGATGCGCTTTCAGACAATATTCACATATTATACGGTTCTCCTGGAGGATATGGTGTAGTGTCTGGAAGAAAAGGAGTGCGTTTAGGAATTAATGCTTATATTAATGGATTTTTAGCAGAAGAAAATGTTAGGATTAGAAGGAATCCTATTGAATTTACAATCAGACCCCCAACTCCTGAAGACGAAGGAGAACCGCTTGCAAGTTATTCCGACTTAAGTAAAGACTATGATGGATTTGAATTAACTGCTGATGCAGGAGAAATATTTTATGATGAAATCGTAACCGCATTTGGATCTAACGGTATCGGTAAAACCACATTTGCCAAAATGCTTGCAGGAGTGGAAGATCCGAGTTCTGGTGAAGTTGATGAAGAAGTTTCAATAGCTTACAAGCCCCAATACATTGTTTCTAACTTTGAAGGAAGCGTAAGTGACTTTTTATACATGAATGCACCTAGCTTTGGCAGCAATATCTTTGAAAGTGAAATCATGAAACCATTAACATTAAATGAAATGCTGGACAAACCTGTTAAAGGCTTGAGTGGAGGGGAACTTCAAAGATTAGCCATAGCTGCAACACTTTCCAAAGATGCTGAAATTTATCTTTTCGACGAACCGACAGCATTTTTAGATGTTGAACAAAGACTAATAGCTGCAAGAGTAATACGCAAAATGGTTGAAAGTAGAAATGCAGCTTCACTTATTGTTGACCACGATATTGTATTTATTGATTATATCTCTGATAGGGCAATGGTATTTAACGGAACACCCGGTTTGAATGGTCATGCTTCAAAACCAACTGACTTAAGAAATGCGATGAATGAGTTTTTAGGAAACTTGAACATTACATTTAGAAGGGATAAAGAAACAAAAAGACCTAGAGTTAACAAACTTGACAGTTACAAAGACCGTGAGCAAAAAGAAAAAGGGGAGTATTACTACTTATCCGA